In the genome of Kozakia baliensis, the window TCACCGACGCTGAAGGCAGCCGTGCCTTGGAATGCAGGAAAAATGGTTGGCGCCAAGCGGGCACTCAAAGAAAAGCACGTCTGGGCTATTCGGTTCTGGCTTGGGAGCGAACAGCGTATCAGAGACAACGCTCTGTTTGATCTTGCTCTCGATAGCAAGCTCAGGGGCTGCGATCTTGTCAGCCTTCGTATCGGCGACATCGTTACCAGCGGTCAGGTGCGTCATCGAGCCATGGTCGTCCAGCAGAAAACCCGAAGACCGGTGCAATTCGAAATTACAGAAACAACGCGAGAAAGCGTGCGGGCGTGGCTGGAACATCGAGGTGGTGGCTTGAATGAGTATGTTTTCCCAAGTCGCCTAAGCGCCAAAGCTCACCTGAGCACAAGGCAATACGCCCGGCTTTTGGATCAATGGGTTCAAGCGGTGGGACTAATCGCCGGGGAATATGGAACTCATTCGCTCCGCCGGACTAAGGTTGCCATGATTTACAAACGAACCGGCAATATCCGAGCCGTGCAGATCCTGCTGGGTCATTCAAAACTGGATAGTACGGTTCGATACCTTGGGGTGGATGTCGAGGACGCTCTGGCACTGTCGGAAGCCACTGATCTCTGAAATCGAATATGCCTCAGGAATTCTCTACCTCCTCCTTCTGTGTACATGATATGATGACACATAAGGAGGAGACTATGAGCGAGCATCTTTCAGATAACGCAGCATCCCCACAGAAAATCGGTGTTCGGGAGTTCCGAGGAAACCTGACAGCGTATCTGCGTCAGGTCAGACAGGGCAGTACGATCCTCGTGACGTCTCATGATGAGGTTGTCGCTGAATTGCGGCCGCCGGCTCCTTCCTATCGCCCCCGCCGTCAGCCAGGAGCTCTTCGAGGACGGATCAGAATGAGCGAAGATTTTGATGAGACACCACCGGACATTCTTGAGAGCATGGAACGCGACTTGTGAAGGTTCTGCTCGATACGCATGCGTTGCTGTGGTGGCTTTCGGACTCCGACCGGCTGGGTGAAAATGCGCGAGAGATCATCGCAGATCCGGCCCACGATATTCTGGTGAGCATCGTGTCATTATGGGAGATTGCGATCAAAATCCGTATCGGAAAAATGGATGCGGATATGAACGATATTCTAGCAGCCATTCCTGCGGAAGGTTTCTCTCTACTGCAAATACAGCCTGAACATCTTCAGATCCTGATGTCTTTGCCTCTGCATCATCGTGATCCGTTTGACCATCTCCTGATGGCACAGGCGCAGGCTGAACACGCCACGTTCCTTTCGGAAGACGGGCAAATGGATCATTACCCCATCAAGCGAATACGCTGTTCGTGAAGCAGAGACTGCCGTCAGAACACGCCTCATCTTGGACGTCTTGACGATTTTTGTAGTTTCCCGAAAGCTGATGTTGCCACACTCACGTCAATAGGCCGAGTTTGGGACATTCTGCCGTTCACCGACGACGTGGCGAACGGCGGATCTTATCAAATGCCGACTTTCAGCGTTTGCGCCTCTGATCTCATGGGCCGACCGACCTCGGCGGTTTGTACTCTGCCAGGTTCCGGGCGAGCCGAGGCGCTTTGCTGACATTCGTTCATCGGGCCGTCGTGTTCGGGAAGACCCAATGCTGGCCGTTCGCAGGTCCGATCCCATTGTCGAGAACCGGTCATCCGTTCAGCTTCGTGGGCTGGAGAATTGGTGCGGCCGGAGGCCGTCTTCAATGAAGGCGAATGTAGCAGAGATCGACAGGAACCACCTGCGGTCGATCCGCTTGAAGCGCGACACGAACCCGGCGCGAGCTAGCTCAGCGTCTTCCCCGGACTTAGCCGGAATGCGTTGCACTCCAAAGGGATCGTGCATAACATTGAGCTTTTCCGGGTGACTCGTGTCATGCCGATCGGGGAGGCATGAAGTGGGACTTGCACCCAACGCGACCAACATCACCGTGCGCCAAGTTCTGGAGAAGCTCGACGGCGAATTCGCCGCCACCGCGAAGGCCGTCGAGAACGGCGAATTTGCTTTGTGGGTCGGTTTGAATTGCCCCGGGTTTTGTGGAGACGTTTTTTATCTGATTTAAGCGGCTAATGCATGTGATTTCTGTTGTGCATAAAAGCGTGCCTCAGCTTCTGCTGGCGGGATGTTTCCAATGGAGGACAGGAGCCGCCGATTATTGAACCAGTCGACCCATTTAAGTGTTGCCAGTTCAACAGCTTCCCTGTTTTTCCATGGCCCCTGCCGATAGATGAGTTCGGTTTTGTAAAGTCCGTTAATGGTCTCTGCCAAGGCGTTATCATAGGAATCCCCAACACTGCCGACAGAAGCAACGAGCCCCGCTTCAGCCAGTCTTTGCGTGTAGCGAATGGACACATATTGACAGCCGCGGTCGGAATGGTGGGTCACTTTTCCCTCAGGCTGCCTCTGGCACAGAGCCTGCTCAAGGGCATCCAGTACGAAGTCGGTATGAGCCGTTGAGGAGACACGCCAACCCACAATAACCTGTGCAAAGACGTCAATGATGAAGGCCACATAAACAAAGCCCTGCCAAGTGGAAACATACGTGAAATCCGAAACCCACAGTCTGTTGGGGGCAGGAGCATGAAACTGGCGCTGCACCAGATCCTGCGGACACGGACGTTGCGGATCAGGCCGTGTGGTTCTGACCCCCTTGCCACGAATGACGCCTTTCAGCCCCATCCGGCGCATCAGCCGCTCTACCGTGCAGCGGGCGACATCCAGGCCTTCACGTCTGAGCTGATGCCAGACCTTGCGCGCTCCATAGACGCAGAAATTATCATTCCACACTCTACGGATGTCATCGCACCGCTCTTTGTCTTTCTGGCTGCGCACACACGGATTTTTCTGTCTCGCCCGATAAGCATAATAGGCAGATGGTGCAATCGACAGAACCCTGCAGATTGACCCGACACCATATGTCTGCCGATGCTCCTCAATGAAGCGTGTCATGGCCTGAACCGGCGGTCGAGTTCCGCCTGGGCAAAATATGCCGACGCCTTGC includes:
- a CDS encoding tyrosine-type recombinase/integrase, yielding MEKKTRFPSPTLKAAVPWNAGKMVGAKRALKEKHVWAIRFWLGSEQRIRDNALFDLALDSKLRGCDLVSLRIGDIVTSGQVRHRAMVVQQKTRRPVQFEITETTRESVRAWLEHRGGGLNEYVFPSRLSAKAHLSTRQYARLLDQWVQAVGLIAGEYGTHSLRRTKVAMIYKRTGNIRAVQILLGHSKLDSTVRYLGVDVEDALALSEATDL
- a CDS encoding type II toxin-antitoxin system Phd/YefM family antitoxin, translated to MPQEFSTSSFCVHDMMTHKEETMSEHLSDNAASPQKIGVREFRGNLTAYLRQVRQGSTILVTSHDEVVAELRPPAPSYRPRRQPGALRGRIRMSEDFDETPPDILESMERDL
- a CDS encoding type II toxin-antitoxin system VapC family toxin, whose product is MKVLLDTHALLWWLSDSDRLGENAREIIADPAHDILVSIVSLWEIAIKIRIGKMDADMNDILAAIPAEGFSLLQIQPEHLQILMSLPLHHRDPFDHLLMAQAQAEHATFLSEDGQMDHYPIKRIRCS
- a CDS encoding IS3 family transposase (programmed frameshift), translated to MSTKSKRFPPEFRERAARMVLEEEKNHPSRWSAVMMIAPKLDIHPDTLSKWTRLHERANAPAVSDLPDREKIRQLERENRELRQANEILRKASAYFCPGGTRPPVQAMTRFIEEHRQTYGVGSICRVLSIAPSAYYAYRARQKNPCVRSQKDKERCDDIRRVWNDNFCVYGARKVWHQLRREGLDVARCTVERLMRRMGLKGVIRGKGVRTTRPDPQRPCPQDLVQRQFHAPAPNRLWVSDFTYVSTWQGFVYVAFIIDVFAQVIVGWRVSSTAHTDFVLDALEQALCQRQPEGKVTHHSDRGCQYVSIRYTQRLAEAGLVASVGSVGDSYDNALAETINGLYKTELIYRQGPWKNREAVELATLKWVDWFNNRRLLSSIGNIPPAEAEARFYAQQKSHALAA